In Allorhizobium pseudoryzae, the genomic window GTGTGCATTTCGGCGGGATCGAGGTGGCCGAGCGGATGATCCACGAGGCGGCCGACGGCAAGACATACCTCGTGCTGCATGGCGACGAATTCGACGTGGTGGTGCGCAATATCCGCCTGCTCGCCTATCTCGGCGACTGGGCCTATGACGCGGCGATCGCCATCAACGTGGTGCTGGCGGCGGTGCGCCGGCGGCTTCATCTTCCCTACTGGTCGTTTTCCGCCTGGGCGAAGCTGCAGGTGAAGCAGGCGGTGAACTTCATCGGCGAGTTCCAGAAGGTGGTGGCCGAAGAAGCCCGCCGCAACCATGTCGACGGCGTCATCTGCGGCCATATCCACCATGCGGTGATGGAGGATATCGACGGGATCCGCTACATCAACACCGGCGACTGGGTGGAAAGCTGCACGGCGATTGCCGAGCACATGGACGGCACGTTCGAACTGATTTCCTGGCAGAAGATCGGCCAGAGCGCCGAGATCATGGCGCTTACGGCACCGAGCACGCCGGTGGGCAAAGTACAGGCGGCATGAGGGGCAGTGTTGCTTCAAGCCATTGGGTTGCCGGCGGATTTTATGATAGGGTGGCAGCTCATCCAAGGAGGAGCGCCCGATGCAGCGCCCGAAGCAGATTAACGATGATCCGACCGAGGTTCAGCACGACAGGCAGGAACGGCTGGACCGCGGCATGAAGGAACTGCGCATGTGGGTGCCTGACCCATATGCCGCAAAGTTCGCCGCGGAAGCCAAACGGCAAGGGCAATTGCTGAGGGGGCGCCGTGAGGAAGCCGATGCCCTTGATTTTATTGCAACTGCCGTCGAATGGCCGTAGGCCGTGAAGAGGGGCGATCTCCTCACGGTGTCGGCGCAAGGCGATTATGGCAAGCCGCGTCCGGCTGTCGTCATTCAGTCGGACGCGCTCGACGCGGCCGATAGCGTTCTGGTGGCGCTTTTGACGACCGCGATCGTCGATGCGCCGCTCTATCGTCTGAACGTCGAGCCGTCGCCGGAAAATCGTCTCAACGCTCAGTCGCAGATCATGGTGGACAAGGTTTTGGCCTATCCGCGGGCGAAATGCGGACCGGTCATCGGCCGGCTTTCCAGCGCCGAGATGACCATGCTGAATACGATGTTATCGGTAATGATCGGACTTGCAGACTAACCTGCGGCCGGTTGCTCGCCAGCCTCGGCGACCGGGCCTATGACGCGGCGATTGCCGAGCACATGAACGGTACCTTCGAACTCATTTCCTGGCAGAAGATCGGCCAGTGCGCCGAAATCATGGCGCTTCCGGCACCGAGCACGTCAGTGGGTAAAGTACAGGCGGCGTGAGGAGGCTCCCGCTCACCTGACCGTTCGTGCTCTGTGCGGTCCCGTGACGGATGCCCCGCCTCGATGGCGGGGCAAGGTAGTGGTCACGCGGCCTGGGCTTCAGCGCCGTTATCCACGAAGCGGAGGCCGAAGCGGGCGGACACGGCTTCAAGCCCCGCGGGACCTGCGGGGCAAGCCTCCGCGACGGCCTGGAAAAAGCCCTCGAAGCCGCCGGGTGTCACGATGACCATCAGTCGGCCCATGCCGGTACCGATGTTCTGGAACCGGTGCGGAACGCCGCGCGGCAGAAGAACGCAACCACCCTCGCCAACTTCCGTCCGGCTGTCGCCGCAGATGAACAGGAAACGGCCCGACAGGACGCGGAAGAACTCTTCCTCGCGTTCGTGAACGTGCAGCGGCGGGCCTTCGCCGGCCGGGATATCGGCTTCGAAGAGACCGAAGCGGTCAGCGGTCTCATCGGCAGACATGCGGATCAGGTGCGGTCCGAAGCCGAGGGCGATCCGCCCGTCACCAAGCTGGGAGATGATGGGTGTCTTGAAGGTTGTCATGTGTGTTTCTCCAGTTGGATTGAATGGAGATCATTTACGGGGAGAGACGACGGATGATAATCTCACGCATCTGCCCACACTGTTCGGATCCCTTGACGAATGAAGACCTCCGATCCACTGAATGGTCTTGCCGTGTTCCTGGCGGTTGCCGAGCATCTGAGCTTCACTAAGGCGGCAGAGATACTCGCGATGTCGCGCCCTACCGTCAGTGCGCAGGTGGATCAACTTGAGCGTCGTCTTGGCGTTCGCCTGCTGCACAGATCGACCAGACATCTCAGCCTGACCGAAGCTGGGGCCGCCTTCCACGACAGGCTGAGGAATGTCACGGCCATGGTGCAGGAGGCCGAGCGCGCCGCGATGCATCATCAGGCGGCCCCCGTCGGCAGGTTGAGGATTTCGGCGCCGCCCGACCTCGGATCGAGCCATCTGACGCCGATGATCGCCCGGTTCCTGGCGGATCATCCCGAGATCGAGATCGAGCTGGAATTGTCGAATTCTGCCGTGAACCTGATCGAGCGGAAGTTCGATCTCGCGGTGCGCGGGACGCTCCGGATCGACGAGACCTTGATCACGCGGAAACTGGGCGAGTCTGCCGTGGTGATCTGCGCGTCTCCCGATTACCTGTCTCGCCATGCCGGCCCCGAGCATCCGGAGGATCTGGCGGATCACCGCTGTCTGCACTTTTCGGGTCTCCGATGGGGCCGGAACTGGGAGATGCGGCAGGGCGAAGACCTTCGGCGCGTGCAGATCACGCCAAGCTTCGAAGTGAATGACGGGCGCAATCTGTGCGAGGCGGCGCTCTGCGGGCTGGGCATCACGTTGTTGCCGACGTTCGTGGTGGGCTCTCATATCAGGGCAGGGCGGCTCGTCCGGATTCTGGCCGATTGGCACGTCGCCGAAGTGCCACTTCACGCCGTCTATCCCGACAACCGGCTGATCGCTGCCAAGGTGAAGTCGTTCGTCTCCTATCTGGCAGATGAATTCCGTCGTGATCCCGATCTTTCGGGGGCGGTTGGGCGCGCGCCGACCGTGAAAGACTCGAGCCCCGCCTGACAGCCGGGTGGCGTGGATAAAGAGCTTGGGTGCGCCGGAATGAAAGATGGCCGGCGTGTCATGCGGGATCGCGCAGGCTGCACCGCGCCCCTACCGTCCGCTCCCCACCATGGCCAGCCGCGCGGTTTGCGTGTATGAGAACCCCCTCCTTCGCATCCGTCATCTGATTCCGGAGCCCTCGTGGCCCAGCCTTCCTCTTCCCCGCCGGTTCCTGCCTGGTTTGCGCTGCGCTGTTCGCTCGCCTATGCGGCTGCGCTCGGCGTGAATGGCATTCTTTTGCCCTTCTTTCCGGTCTGGCTGAAATCGCTCACCTTCGACGATGTCGAGATCGGGGTGATCCTCTCCTTGCCGATCCTCCTGCGTATCCTCGCGGGACCCTTGTTCGGATTTCTGGCGGACCGGATGGCGGAGCGGGCGCGGGTGCTGCTGTTTTCCGCGGGTCTCTCCATTGCAACCGCGCTTGCGCTCACCAAGGTCGAGGGCTTCTGGCCGGTGCTGGTGCTGTTTGCGCTGCAGGGGGCGGCCTTTGCGCCGTTTACGCCGGTGCTGGAATCGATCACCGTGATGGGGGTCCGCCGCTGGGGTCTCCGCTATGGTTCGATCCGCGTCTGGGGCTCCATCGGCTTTGTCGTCACGACGCTGATCGCCGGTGAAGCCGTCTCGCGCCTGTCCGGCACGATCGTTCCCGTGGCGGCGGCGATCGCCTTTCTCTTCACGCTCGGCGCAGCCCTCATCGTGCCGCGCCTCGGGCGGGCGGTGAGCACAAGGGCGAATGCCGGCGGGGCGCTGATCCCCTCAGGCTCCGCGACCGGCGGGCTGCTGCCGCTGATGATCGGCTGCACGCTGGTGCAATCCACCCACGGCATGTATTACGGGTTTTCCGGCATCCACTGGCAGGCGCTGGGCTTCAGCGGCTCGCAGATCGGCCTTTTGTGGTCGGCGGGCGTGGTGGCGGAAATCCTGTTCTTCTTTCTGTCGAGCGTCATCGCCAAACGGTTTTCCGCGCTCTCGCTGATGCTGTTCGGCGGTGGAATGGCCGTCATCCGCTGGGCCTTGTTCGTTCAGCCGCTCGATTTTCTTCCGGCGCTGCTTTTGCAGTGCAGCCACGCCTTCACCTTCGCGTTCCTGCATTTCGGCATGCAGCAGAAGATCGTCGAGCGGGTGCATGAAAGCCGCGAATCCTCGGTGCAGGGCACCTATTTCTTCTACAGCGGGCTGTTTTTGGCGGTCTCCACCTTCGTCTCCGGCGTTCTCTACCGCCACTTCGGCCAGGACAGCTATTATGCGATGTCGCTGGTGGCCGGCATCGGGCTTGTGATCTGCTGGGTGACGACGCGCCCTCAGCCCCAGAGGGCGGGTTCCGGCGGGAAGACCAGCGATCCGTCATAACGCAGCGCCGGATCCCGGTCGGTCTTCAACAGCAGCGGTCCGTCGAGATCGGCAAAGGCCGCGCCTTGCGCCAGAAGCACCGCCGGTGCCATGGCAAGCGAACTCGCCAGCATGCAGCCGACCATTACCGAAAAGCCGAGCCGCTCGGCCTCTCTCTTCATAGCAAGCGCCTCGGTAAGCCCACCGGTCTTGTCGAGCTTGATGTTGACGGCGTCGTAGCGGTCCCGAAGGTTTTTCAGATCGCCGGTCGCGTGCACGCTCTCGTCGGCGCAGACGGGGACGGGCCGGCGGATACGGGCCAGGATCGCATCCTTCCCGGCGGGAAGCGGCTGTTCGATGAGCGCAATGCCGGCCTCTGCCGCCACCGCCAGATGCTGTTCGATCGTTTCATCCGTCCAGCCTTCGTTGGCATCAAGGATGATGGCCGCCTGCGGCGCCGCGGCCCGGACCGCGCGGATATGGGCGCTGTCGTCTGCCGTGCCGACCTTGACCTTCAGGAGCGGGCGATGGGCATTCGCTGCAGCGTGCTCAGCCATCACGTCCGGGGTGGCAAGCGAGATCGTATAGGCGGTGACGAGCGGCGCGGCATGCGGCGCAATCCGTGCGGCAACCCTCTGGCCGCTCAGCTTCGCCTCGAGATCCCAGAGCGCGCAATCCACCGCGTTGCGGGCAGCGCCCGGCGGCAGGACCTGCTGCAGGGATGCCCGGTCAAGCCCGCCTTCGATCCGCTGCGAAACGGCGAGGATCGCTTCGGTCACCCCCTCGATCGTTTCGCCATAGCGGGCATAGGGCACGCATTCGCCGCGACCGACGCAACCGTTCTCCTCGATCGTGCAGCTCACCACGCGGGCTTCGGTCTTCGCGCCGCGCGAAATGGTGAAAACGCCGGCGATGGGGAAGATTTCTGTTGTGACTTTGAGGTGACGGGGCATGGAAATCCTTGGGCGGCGCATGGCAATTCGGCAGTGGGTGTTTATATTGCCGGTCTGACCGGAAGGTTCAACCGTGTGTTCGGACATGACATGAGTGCTAAGCGTAAGGCGGCCGATGAACGGCCCGCGACAATCGAGATGGCAACGGCTGCCGATGGCGCGGAACGTGTTGTGCTCTCCGGCGACTGGCGCAATCGTGGCATTGGTGCTGTCGTATCCGATGTCACCCGGCTGGAGAAAAGCCACGGTGACGGTCGGCTGGTGGTGGACGCGTCGGGCATCGGCCTCGTCGATACCTCCGGTGCCTGGCTGATTCGCCGGATGATTCTGCGCCAGCAGGCGGCCGGTCGTGACGTGGAACTGACCGGTGCCACCGAGACGCTGTCCGAACTCATCGATGCTCTGCCGCAGCACGAACCGAAAGGTCCGCCCGAGCCCCAGGATGATCGGTCCCTGTTTCAGAAGATTTTCGAGCCGCCGGGCAAGGTGATTGCGAGCCTCGCCGACGATGCGGTGGCCGGCATGCATATTCTGGGTTCGGCGGTGGCCGGTGCGCAGGTGAAGCTCGGCCGCGGCTCCGGTGTGTCGGCGGCCTCCGTCGTCACCCATATCGACCGCATGGGCGTGCGCGCCGTGCCGATCATCGTTCTCATGTCCTTCCTGATCGGCGCGATCATTGCCCAGCAGGGCGCCTTCCAGCTGCGCTATTTCGGTGCCGAGCTGTTCGTCGTCGATCTCGTCGGCATTCTGCAATTGCGCGAAATCGGGGTGCTGCTGACCGCGATCATGATCGCCGGCCGTTCCGGCAGTGCCATCACGGCGGAAATCGGCTCGATGAAGATGCGCGAGGAGATCGACGCGCTGACGGTGATCGGCCTCAACCCGGTCGGCGTGCTGGTGTTTCCGCGGCTGGTGGCGCTGACGATCGCCTTGCCGCTTCTGACGATCATCGCCAATTTTGCAGCGCTTTATGGTGCCGCGATCGTGGCCTGGGCCTATTCCGGCATTACGTTCGAAACCTTCGTCTCGCGCCTGCACGAGGCGGTGGATTACTCCTCCGTCGCCGCGGGCATGATCAAGGCGCCGTTCATGGCCCTTGCCATCGGCATTGTTTCTGCTGTCGAAGGCATGAAGGTGGGCGGCAGCGCCGAATCGCTCGGGCAGCACGTCACCTCATCCGTGGTGAAATCCATTTTCGTCGTCATCCTGATGGATGCGCTTTTCGCGATCTTCTATTCCGCGATTGATTTTTAGGAGCCTCATGGCCGTTCTGGAGACCGATACAGCCGAGACAACGCACCCGGACGATGACCGGGTGGTTTTGTCCGTGCGCGATCTGACGGTGGCGTTCGGCTCGAAGACCGTGCTCGACCATCTCGACCTCGATGTCTATCGCGGCGAGATCCTCGGTTTCGTCGGAGCCTCTGGCACCGGCAAGTCGGTCCTGATGCGCACCGTGCTTCGGCTGGTGCCGCACCGCTCCGGCTCGATCCGCATTCTCGGCATCGATTACGAGAACGCCGACAGCCAGGCCCGCATGTCGCTCGACATGCGCATGGGCGTACTCTTCCAGCACGGCGCGCTGTTTTCCTCGCTGACGGTGAAGGAGAACATCCAGGTGCCGATGCGGGAATATCTCGACCTGCCGCAGTCGCTGATGGATGAACTCGCTTATCTCAAGATCGAGATGGTGGGCTTGGCCGCGGATGCGGCGGACAAATACCCGTCCGAACTCTCCGGCGGCATGATCAAGCGCGCAGCGCTGGCCCGGGCCTTGGCGCTCGACCCCGACCTCGTCTTCCTCGACGAGCCGACCTCGGGTCTCGACCCGATCGGTGCCGCCGAATTCGATCAATTGATCGCAAGGCTGCGCGACACGCTGGGCCTGACCGTCTATATGGTGACGCACGACCTCGACAGCCTGTTTTCCGTCTGCGACCGGATTGCGGTTCTGGGCGAGAAGCGGGTTCTGGTCGAGGGCACGCTGGATGACATGCTCGCCTGCGACGATGCCTGGGTTCAATCCTATTTCCGGGGTAAGCGGGCCCGGTCAATCGTAAACGACGACGCGTCCCACAGCGCGGCGCCAGGAAAGTAAGAGCCATGGAAACTAAAGCCAATTACGCCCTTGTCGGCTTCTTCACGCTGCTGGTCGTTCTTGCCGCCTTCGGCTTCGTCTACTGGATGGCCCAGTATGGCCGCGGCGGACCGACCGCTGAACTCGCGATCCGCATTCCAGGCTCGGCCAACGGTCTTTCGGTGGGCTCCGCCGTCCGCTTCAACGGCATTGCGGTGGGGACCGTGCGCAACCTGCGCATCGATCCGGATGATCCGCGCTATTCGATCGCCTTTACCGAGGTGCAGACGACGGCGCCCGTTTATCCGTCCACCAAGGCGGTTCTAGAAGTGCAGGGCCTGACCGGCGCGGCCTATATCGAACTCTCCGGCGGCAATACGGGCGAGGAAAACCTGCTGAAGAAGGCGGAGGAGACCGGACGCCCGGCGGTGCTGATCGCCGATCAATCGAGCGTGACGAACCTTCT contains:
- a CDS encoding UDP-2,3-diacylglucosamine diphosphatase, encoding MTDAVETRHFRTLFISDVHLGSKAARTDFLLDFLRYHEADTLVLVGDIVDGWRLKRSWYWPQGCNDVVQKLLRKARKGTRIVYIPGNHDEFLRSFPGVHFGGIEVAERMIHEAADGKTYLVLHGDEFDVVVRNIRLLAYLGDWAYDAAIAINVVLAAVRRRLHLPYWSFSAWAKLQVKQAVNFIGEFQKVVAEEARRNHVDGVICGHIHHAVMEDIDGIRYINTGDWVESCTAIAEHMDGTFELISWQKIGQSAEIMALTAPSTPVGKVQAA
- a CDS encoding antitoxin MazE-like protein; translation: MQRPKQINDDPTEVQHDRQERLDRGMKELRMWVPDPYAAKFAAEAKRQGQLLRGRREEADALDFIATAVEWP
- a CDS encoding type II toxin-antitoxin system PemK/MazF family toxin; its protein translation is MKRGDLLTVSAQGDYGKPRPAVVIQSDALDAADSVLVALLTTAIVDAPLYRLNVEPSPENRLNAQSQIMVDKVLAYPRAKCGPVIGRLSSAEMTMLNTMLSVMIGLAD
- a CDS encoding cupin domain-containing protein; this translates as MTTFKTPIISQLGDGRIALGFGPHLIRMSADETADRFGLFEADIPAGEGPPLHVHEREEEFFRVLSGRFLFICGDSRTEVGEGGCVLLPRGVPHRFQNIGTGMGRLMVIVTPGGFEGFFQAVAEACPAGPAGLEAVSARFGLRFVDNGAEAQAA
- a CDS encoding LysR family transcriptional regulator, with amino-acid sequence MFLAVAEHLSFTKAAEILAMSRPTVSAQVDQLERRLGVRLLHRSTRHLSLTEAGAAFHDRLRNVTAMVQEAERAAMHHQAAPVGRLRISAPPDLGSSHLTPMIARFLADHPEIEIELELSNSAVNLIERKFDLAVRGTLRIDETLITRKLGESAVVICASPDYLSRHAGPEHPEDLADHRCLHFSGLRWGRNWEMRQGEDLRRVQITPSFEVNDGRNLCEAALCGLGITLLPTFVVGSHIRAGRLVRILADWHVAEVPLHAVYPDNRLIAAKVKSFVSYLADEFRRDPDLSGAVGRAPTVKDSSPA
- a CDS encoding MFS transporter; translation: MAQPSSSPPVPAWFALRCSLAYAAALGVNGILLPFFPVWLKSLTFDDVEIGVILSLPILLRILAGPLFGFLADRMAERARVLLFSAGLSIATALALTKVEGFWPVLVLFALQGAAFAPFTPVLESITVMGVRRWGLRYGSIRVWGSIGFVVTTLIAGEAVSRLSGTIVPVAAAIAFLFTLGAALIVPRLGRAVSTRANAGGALIPSGSATGGLLPLMIGCTLVQSTHGMYYGFSGIHWQALGFSGSQIGLLWSAGVVAEILFFFLSSVIAKRFSALSLMLFGGGMAVIRWALFVQPLDFLPALLLQCSHAFTFAFLHFGMQQKIVERVHESRESSVQGTYFFYSGLFLAVSTFVSGVLYRHFGQDSYYAMSLVAGIGLVICWVTTRPQPQRAGSGGKTSDPS
- the dgcA gene encoding N-acetyl-D-Glu racemase DgcA, with protein sequence MPRHLKVTTEIFPIAGVFTISRGAKTEARVVSCTIEENGCVGRGECVPYARYGETIEGVTEAILAVSQRIEGGLDRASLQQVLPPGAARNAVDCALWDLEAKLSGQRVAARIAPHAAPLVTAYTISLATPDVMAEHAAANAHRPLLKVKVGTADDSAHIRAVRAAAPQAAIILDANEGWTDETIEQHLAVAAEAGIALIEQPLPAGKDAILARIRRPVPVCADESVHATGDLKNLRDRYDAVNIKLDKTGGLTEALAMKREAERLGFSVMVGCMLASSLAMAPAVLLAQGAAFADLDGPLLLKTDRDPALRYDGSLVFPPEPALWG
- a CDS encoding ABC transporter permease; translated protein: MSAKRKAADERPATIEMATAADGAERVVLSGDWRNRGIGAVVSDVTRLEKSHGDGRLVVDASGIGLVDTSGAWLIRRMILRQQAAGRDVELTGATETLSELIDALPQHEPKGPPEPQDDRSLFQKIFEPPGKVIASLADDAVAGMHILGSAVAGAQVKLGRGSGVSAASVVTHIDRMGVRAVPIIVLMSFLIGAIIAQQGAFQLRYFGAELFVVDLVGILQLREIGVLLTAIMIAGRSGSAITAEIGSMKMREEIDALTVIGLNPVGVLVFPRLVALTIALPLLTIIANFAALYGAAIVAWAYSGITFETFVSRLHEAVDYSSVAAGMIKAPFMALAIGIVSAVEGMKVGGSAESLGQHVTSSVVKSIFVVILMDALFAIFYSAIDF
- a CDS encoding ABC transporter ATP-binding protein, whose protein sequence is MAVLETDTAETTHPDDDRVVLSVRDLTVAFGSKTVLDHLDLDVYRGEILGFVGASGTGKSVLMRTVLRLVPHRSGSIRILGIDYENADSQARMSLDMRMGVLFQHGALFSSLTVKENIQVPMREYLDLPQSLMDELAYLKIEMVGLAADAADKYPSELSGGMIKRAALARALALDPDLVFLDEPTSGLDPIGAAEFDQLIARLRDTLGLTVYMVTHDLDSLFSVCDRIAVLGEKRVLVEGTLDDMLACDDAWVQSYFRGKRARSIVNDDASHSAAPGK